AGAGTACATCCTGTCATTATTAGAGTTGAATGACCTGCAGGACATTACCAGTCTGATCATAAAACTGTGATCTTATCATAAATAAGATAATGGCCAACACTTTTACTCAACCACTAGGCCATTCACCCCATTAGGTATCTTATTAATGTAGGACCAGGTGTGGCGGCATGCTGTTTAGGACATTCCTGCTCTATCTGTCGGAGGAGGAGCTTATCTGGCTGCGCACACAGGATGGCTTGAGACATTGATGAAGGCCCTTATGACTAAAACAACACTGATCAAACAGATTCCTTTCACACAATGAGAAATTATTTGTAATTTGACAAACATTTGGATGCGCTACATCATCAGATATAAGCCAATAGTTGAGTCTGTGTTAATGAGGATGGTAAATGGACAGCATTGATTTAGGACaggagtgtcaaactcaattccaCGAAGGGCCACGCTGGAAAATAAGGATCACatccagggccagacatgtttaggttattcacatgcttttatttcatcgttAAAGTCAAGcatcttttattgtattattgcatgtctcatataatcTCCTCACTTACAGCTTGGTTGACATAAAGACcccaaaaagtcagcaaaaaagtaacttagccatcaaagaaaaaaacgacaaaaaaagttgaaaaaagcaacaaaaacattgggggAAAAAACGTCGTAAAACGGgccaaaaaacattggaaaaagcggGGAAAAAAaggtctggaaaaaaacattgaaaaaagctacaaaaactatGTGGGCCAAAGTCTagtgtgaacctaaattgatttgcgggccggatcaaaatctgcgaggggccggatttggcccgcgggccttgaatTTGACACGTGTGATTTAGGGTTAAAGaccactcaaagcgctttacacaCTACAGCTCATCAGGTAAACATTCCCGCGCGTTCACACAAACTATCGGGGGCAATTTGGGGTACAGCGTCTTGCTTGACACTTGGACATGTAGACCAGGGGAGGCCAGGGAAAATATAAAGGTATTGAGTATAAAGGTGACTGGCAGGTTGTTGAACAGCTACTGTTATATAAAAGGGCAGTATAACAATAAACCTTGTAACAATTCATGTAACTCAGATAATGCTTCACCTGCAATTACCAAACTTGAAGCCCCGTCATGCATCCCCTGGAGGCTACAATGTGCATTCCACCTCATGCGTTTAACAGGCTGTCAAGTTTGCTGCAAAAcgatggaaaaaaaatgtaaaagtgtgACATCTAAATGCTTGAAGCTTTTACAATGAAATGTTCACGATACTCTTAGCGGCTTCATTGTGCTTAATAAATGTCTGCCTGAAAAAACACTCTCACTACAAGCTCTATAGAGCGATTGTATGGACTTACAGATGTTTACATCTCCATTTTTCCGAGCACTTTTAAAGGACTTTCTTCCCTGTTGGATTAAAATCGGAGGTTCAAAGTTCATGCTTGACCCTGGGTATTCGCCACTGAGTAGCTTCTCAAAAGCTCCAGATCAGCTATTAAGTGGACCAGAGCTGTTTGTACTGttcatattgtaatataatacttatataataacataatactTATTTATTCCAGCACCCTTTGCACTATGCtccataattaaaataataataatatatcataaAAATGATTTACTCCTGCACACTTTGCACTCTTCATTGCACTACTGCCTCAGCCTGTCTATATTGTTTCTGtttatagtgtgtatatattggttgtttttgttgttaggTTTGTATGAGTAAGCACATTGTGAGCATTGTATAATCCAAAGCAAAATTCCTCGTATGTGTCCTCATGCCTGgcaaataaagctgattctgattctgatactgACCTTGTGGTGAGATTGTTTTCTAGCCTATACAACAGTTTTCTAGATTCCTCACTACGAACCAAAGTGTTGGTCAAGGGGACGTTTTGACCAACTTGGTGGGCATAAACAAATATAGAAAGGTAGTCCGGCCGGTAGTTGGCACAATATCTAGCGTTGGACCGGCCTTTTCATTGCATCCATGTGGGATTAAAATGGCCATCGCCAGCCAGAAAGCTGTCTGGGGCCAAGAAGTTATCAGCCCTGTGTTTCTCCGCTCAGCATGGTGATGACGTCCTGCTCCACGCTACTGGCTCTGGGCATGATGCCTCTGCTGTTTTACCTCTACTGTCAGGGCTTCGACCTGCAGAACTCCGTGCCCTACGTGGAAATCCTCGTATCGCTGGTCATGATCCTCATACCCTGCAGTGTGGGAATCCTCATCAACTACTACAGGCCGCGGTACGCCAAGATCATCACAAAGGTTAGAGCATACACAGGAGGGTCAGAAGGTTGGATTAATAGTTGATTCATAATAGTTGGTTTGtaaaatgaaatcaaataaTCAGGCAACAGTTTTCATTCATTGAGCAAACACTCGTACGCGGCAGCTTCTAAATGTGAGGATTCGCTGATTTTATTTTAGACTTATATATAATTGAATATCTTTAGGTTTTGGAGTGTTGGTCAAATAAAACAAGCAATCGAGAAATCAACGTGGACTTTGTGTGATTTTAATGGGCATATTTaactttcagtcattttttgACATGTTATAGCACTAACTAGAAATCAAATAAttgaaagggttagggttaaagattttaaaaaaagtttacgGAAATAATCAACCAAAACCAACTTCTGTACACTGTCTGTGTCAGCCCATTGGCTCACACTaaagacattaaaaaaacacaaatcatttaatttcaaAAAGAACGGCTCAGAAATGTCCATAATAAAATGCCTATGGAGCTCTGTTTCACACAGGAATAAGATCAGGCTTTAGCTACACAGACAATATGTGAGAATAAAtcaaatatagaatatcaccagacaTATTCTTAAATGATAATATAGAAACCAAATAAAAAGCAAATTAATCTAACTTGTCTCCTGTCATGGCGTTCTCAGGTAGGCATCACTTTTATGACAATTTGCTTCGTGGGAATCGGCATCGCTGTCAGCCTCCATATGGAAGACTCCATCCTCATGGTGGTGTCTCCTCCGCTCATGGCCATCGGTGCTCTCATGCCCTTCATAGGCTACTCCTTTGGCTACATCATCTCCTGGCTCTTCAGACTCAACCAATCGTGAGTTATGTGGTACAAGAATTTGAGCTCTGGTGGATATTGTGACGGGTAGTATTAGTCAAGTCAGTGGAATAAACTGCCTTCCTTGATGTATCCATGGCTTATGAATAAGGGAGCGGAGGACCGTTGCTATGGAAACAGGCTGTCAGAACATCCAGCTGTGCTCCACCCTTCTGAAAGTGGCCTTTCCCCCGGCGCTGATTGGCCCTCTGTTCCTGTTCCCCGCGGTCTACGGGCTGTTCCAGCTGGCGGAGGCGGGGCTGCTCATCGTGCTGTTCAGGTGTCACCAAAGGTTCACACTCAGAAAGAAAGGTGAGTTAAACAGGCTTTTTAAAGCCACATAACACTAACATTTGTCATTTTGGACTGGGAAAAGAATTGCatacaattaattgattaatcatttaagatattcaattcaattcaattccattcaattttatttatagtatcaaatcataacaaaagttatctcgagacactttacagatagagtaggtctagaccacactctataaattccaaaaccccaacaattacagtaattccctcaagagcaagcattagcagtggctattgcgacagtggcaagaaaaaactcccttttaggaagaaacctcggcagacccagactcttggtaggcggtgtctgacgggccggttgggggcgtgatgaacagtggtgataacagtcacattagaagtcacattgacttcgaaggttatcgtggaagttcatgtcatagcagggcacatcgtgtcatactgagtagtgcagtctcctataccggatcctgactactctgtgcgtatgaacatcacagcagggcgttgcgggatgtaacgtggcgctgcagagcacgggtggaggctgcggatgcagcaggacgcagcaggatgcagccgggaaatgcagagaatcgcagagcatagctctgcgaagaagaaacataaggactccggggagtaaactccccagagctagattaatATATAAATTGATATACAGTATcccacaaaagtgagtacacccctcacattttagtacatatttcattatatcttttaatgggacaacactgaagaaattacactttgctacaatgtaaagtattaagtgtacagcttgtataacagtgtaaatgtgctgtcccctcaaaataactcaacacagccattaatgtctaaaccgctggcaacaaaagtgagaacacccctatgttaaattcccatagaggcaggcagatttttatttttaaaggccagttatttcatggatccaggatactatgcatcctgttaaagttcccttggcctttggaattaaaatagcaccacatcatcacatgcccttcaccatacctagagattggcatggggtactttccataaaatcatctctcagtgcaaatcaaaccagctattaggctaactgaaataaaaccatgccaatctctagaatttaacataggggtgtactgacttttgttgccagcggtttagacattaatggctgtgttgagttattttgagttaTACAAGCTGcatacttaatactttacattgtagcaaagtgtcatttcttcagtgttgtcccattaaaagatataatgaaatatttactaaaatgtgaggggtgtactcacttttgtgagatactgtatacacacacacacacacaaaatatatatatatatatatatatatatatgtgtgtatatatatatatatatatgtatatatatatatatatatatatatatatatatatatatatatatgtataagaaaaggaaaaaaatgccaACTATATCCTGGTTTCACTATCTCAAAAAGatgtaaattgaatatatttgggttttcaACAGTTGGTCAGACACAAAACAAGCTATTGCCACCTTGAGTTCTGAGAATTTGTGATAGGCATCTTCCATTTCAGACACCTTGACTCAATGATTAATtggttgataaaaaaaaacagcctatGAACAAAGGTCATTCACCTGAGTGAGTAGCCTAATACAGAGTGATGTTTTCATACCACTGTATTAATAGAGGTAGACAAAATACCAGCCACACCATATGATGTAGGACAAAAAATAGGAATAGAGGAATATATAGAATAAATGAACAGTTATGAGTTTATTCTCAAACCAGAGGATTAAAGctaaaaagaaatgataaagtgatgtactgtacttaaaccCCTGCTTTGCACTGTATGGAATATTAACCCGAAATCACATACACAATGTGGTATAAAGTATTAGCACTAACTAGAAAGTGCAGTTGAGGCAGATGGGAGTGTCATTAGCTTTgcaagtatttggtcaaaaaaacaaaccaatagagatattgtaatttaaaaaacaaaactcacTTGGTGCTagagcacgtgtcaaactcaaggcccgcgtgccgaatccggcccctcgcagattttgatccggcccgcaaatcaatttaggttcacactAGACTTTGGCCCGCatagtttttgtagcttttttcaatgttttttttctgacctttttgctgcttccaatgttttttggcttgttttacgacgtttttttcccccaatgtttttgttgcttttttcaactttttttgtcgttttttctttgatggctacgTTACTTTTTGGGgtctttatgtcgaccaagATGTAAGTGATAgattatatgagacatgcaataatacaataaaagatgCTTGACTTTAACGATGAAATAATAGCATGTGAATAACCTAAACGTGTCTGGCCCTGGATGTGATCCTTGTTTTCCAGCGTGGCCCTTCGtggaattgagtttgacactcctGTGATAGAGGAACACTCAAGTGATCACCAGTTATTAGAATAATGTACAATGTCTTAAACcctgaatgtctgtacaacatTGGTACCAATCTTGCAAGTAGATAGAGATATTTGGGGTACCCTGCTAGCCTTGTGAAGACTGTGTGCTGCCAAATCCTGTTTGATTCTGACTGGTGACCTGTTACAACATGCCAAACCTCCTGGTGccaaaaataaactttaaataGACTAAATCTAAGATTATGTAGTGcagtaagagaaaaaaaacaaaaacaaaaaaactcagaatCTTGACATCGACGATTTAGTTCAGAGTCCAGGATCTTACCAGTTAGATGCTTGCTAaattttgcatttttattttagaatgtGGAATTATACGGATTTTCTTGCATTAATGGTTTGCATTTGTAATGTGCTTGTCTGTCTGACCTACAGATACATACCAGCCAGCAATCACTGAAGACAAGTTGAAAGAGGCCTGTGAGGGGACTGTATGATTTTATTTCTACTGACAGGAGGACAGCCATATTGGCCTTATTTTGAAGATTGAGAGTATTGTATAGTCTGAATTGATACCTTTGTAGAAGTTTCCTAATATTGCACCATATAAACACAAGATGAATGATTTagttaaaattgtttttattgtttaagtCGTCTTCCTAAACCATACAAACGTACatatttttcactgaaaataaaatccatacgtacaaaaatgttgcattttttttttcttcttcaaactcATCCCTACATGTTCATTTAAACCACAGTAACATCAGTCACAGTACCAACAAGCATTCTTGGAATTACATTATACACTGTAAAACAAAAGTCTGCAATGCTGTACACAAAACCctaaaccaaaaaaataaaaataactttaattaCAATACTAGAACAATCTTCATTCTTTAAGCAACGCCATTTTTAAAGTGTGGACCTTACCCTCAAAAAGGAAAATCACATCTCCCAACAAAATCTGTTTGACAGTCAACTACAAGAAAATGTAAGATCCGTGACAGTTTATTTACTGTACAGCTGTTTAACTGGGGAAACAATGGGTTCAATTGCAGTGTTCTTGATACTGCCAATGCCGGTTATGGTGGTGGATTGTATTTGAGTTTTAAAGcacaaaaaatatttaacaatGAGAAGATTCTaaattttgattaaaaaaaaaaacgcacgTGCAGGAATCCTCAGGTAGATAGATATTACACACACCAGCTGTGGTAGGTACAGTAGGTCAGAAAATACAGGGGGAGGCAAAAGGACTTGGATCACATGATACAGACAAAAATGTGGAAAGTGATTAAAAACTCTCCCATGGACAAGCAAAAAACAAGCAAAAGTATTGCAAGAAAGTAGTCACACAAAAAGCCTCCAAGTcctgccaaaaaaacaaaacaaaaaaaaaacagattccaTCAAAGACTCCGTAACAGTGAGACCTGACGCTGGTTCACTTGGGCATTTCGTGAGAGAAACTGTGCGTCAGTACGGAAAAATGGTGCAGCAGTGGAGGACCTGCAGCCGAGCTGGACGAATACATTTGGAGGGTGCAACATACATATAGGTTTAATCTTGATGGGCAATGAGGGGGACACAAACAGCATCACTGTTTAACAAGCGTCCTCTGTTTAAGTTATTTAATTCAAACGCCCCATAATGAGAATAAAATGATTGACTGAACATCATTGTTCCTGCCTGACAATGTAGCGGTGTTTAAATGTGAAAAGCTTGATGATAGTTATGACAAtccagagggaaaaaaaataaaaataaaaaaaaaaactactcgaGGAAAGCTGTGGTCTCGGCTTTCAGAAGTGGTCACGGGAGCTCCAGTGGGTCAACTCCTCCAACTGTTAAATCGAGTCGTTTCTACTGTTGATTTCCCATTAAGCTTAAACGAAGCGTTTAGCGCTGGCTGTCAGTAGAAAGAGAGCGGGAACGGGAACGGGAGCGGGAACGAGAGCGGGAACGGGAGCGAGAACGGGAGACGGAGGCTCTCTgagcaggaggaggggagggcGGGGTGGCAGATTTGCTCGTCTTGGAGGACCGTTTAGGGGGGTCCTTTGATTTGGAGGTTGGGGAGGAAGCGCCGCCGACGGGGGACACGCTGGGGGAGCGGGAACGGTTGTGGGCCTTGTGGGCGGGGCTGCGGGAGCGTCTGGGGGAGCGGGATGGAGAGCGGCCACGAGAACGGGAGCGGGAGCGAGAGGAGCTCTCAGACCGGGAACGACTTCTCGACCTGGGGAAGGGAAAAGAGGAAGAACAACATTAGGATACCTATAGGTTTATATCAGTTATAGTACACACATTTCTCTTCTCTGGCACAGGTATTTACAATTAATTTCATTGTCTAAATTAATAGCAAGGTCAAAGTGCTTTAGTGGCTCTTTATACATCTTATCCAAACCAACACGGTCATTGTAATCAAGCATCTAAAAATGAGCCTCTCATCCCATCCAGCTGATGAAGTTATCTTGGGATGCTAGTATGAAAAGTGAGCGGAAAGTGGAGGCCAATCATAGGTGAGAGGGAAAGCAGCTCACCTCTTTCTGGCTGCCTCAATGAGCTTGATTTTCCTGCCATTGATTTCCTTCCCAGACAGTTTGTCCATGGCATTTTTCAGATCGCTGCAAGAGGCAAACTCAACaaccctgtaaaaaaaaataataaaataattaatagtTATGCTTTTTGTAGTAAATTTAACTCCAATTGCAAATGTGAGCATGTTATGACTCCAAAGTGATATTCATTAGCCAGTTAATGCCAACAGACAAAGATAATGGTCTTACCCTTCGTTGAGCTTGGGGCGATGTGCGTCGGCAAATGTCACCTCTCCAGCTTGTCTCATGAAATCTTTCAGGTCCTACACACGTAAACATCAGTCAACTTTACGGAGAGGCTCAGGACACAAGCACAGCCTGAGACATAAAACAGGACTGATTTACCCAAAAAGAGAGATAGTTAGATTGTCTGAGAGGACTACACAGGCTACTGCAGATAAGAAGGATGAGTCCAAGAACCTTAGATGCCGTTTAATCAGCCAGTTCTTCAACAGTTCATTATAAACAATTACAAAACCTTAGAAAATGATATGTTTGCCAATTTAGATATCAACCAATTTTGAAAAGTGCCATCAGTGGACAGGCAAAAGTATTTGCAAATGCTTTGAGATTCTTGGACTCATTACAACTACAGAGACATGAACACCATCTGCATGAACTGAACTGCAGTGGCGCCACTTGGGCAGCCTTTGGCACCGAGAGCCCCATTTTCCCTGGCAAGGAGGGCACAGGGCTCCATGCCGGGACCGCCCCTGTCTCAGCACCCTGCCTCAGTAAAGAGAGTGAACAGGGTGGAAGAGAGGAAACTACTACCTGAGAGTGAAACCCTTTGGGGTGGACCGCAGGCTCTTCGAGCCCACCATAACCTCGGGATAACTGCAGATTATATCCATGGGCACCCAGGGAGGAATTCACACTCTCTCGCTCGCGATGTGCGGGAACACCAGAggggggaagggaggggggatATCGATCGACCGAAGCCCCTCAAATTAACGAACCATCGGTCAATACGCCACCACCGTCACCATCGACTCTCgctctttcctctcctttctctctgccaactctctgtttcctctctctcgctctcagcCACACACCAGCCGCCCCCCTGCCTTCGACAGGGGGCGTTGCGAGCGAAGGGGCCGCCAGCACCTCTAGTGTGGAGCGAGCGCTCACATGACCAGCAGGCATCAACTAGGAGTAGGATAGACTGGCTGACACCACAGGCTCAACCCAGACAGAAGGACCCAGAAGGGGTTAACTCCACCATAAGCGAGCTCTTCCATATGACACAACAGTCAGGCTGGCAAATAAAGGGGTGAAGAATTGGTTAAAAtttgggaaaaaataaaaataaaaaaggaaacaaataaagtgttttCTTGTTGTTACTTCTTTAACTCATTACTTAACTGCATAAGATGCAGTTTTAATAAAGCGGCTATTTTTAAAAGAACAATTTGGGCCCTATCACAATAAAATAGTTTGACTGTTTAAACATATTAGCAAGCTAAGCAAATGATTGGTTAGATTCCAGAGattctatgattttttttagcagcatgaaaacatgtgtGTATTGTTGGAGGCAGACTGGTGGAGGTGATAACATTTCTGGTGTTGCAGCTTGTAGAGACTTGCGGTGCATAAAACACATGTGCCATTACTAACCTGCCAGCTAACACGAGAGGAAAGGTTCTCCACAATCAGGCGGTTCTCAGTGCGCATCGGAGGAGGGTTTCGGCTGAAACAAAGGAAAATGTAAAGACTCAATTAATTTTAACAATAGCACTGTGGGGTTGAGATGCACATTTAGACCGGTAATAGGTAAGGCTTTCATTACATCCTAATTTAACTGGTTGACCTCAATTAAAAAGAAACTTGGACAGTGGCTATTATAAACTAAGCtgcaataattaaataatcaaCCTTTCACCAAATGCGAGACGTTAACACAACAGTGTTGTGtattcatttacatgtgttccTTCCTCATTTGAATTAAGGCTGCACGATTTGGAGAGTTTTGCAAGTCATATTGCGATGTACAATACTGCAATTACAATATAATGGTATCATGAGTTTATTGATTATCAAGGAACATGCAGAAAATTAGCTACTAATATtctgaaatgtgattttttttaacttgaacattcaaaattaaatgagtataagattttttttactagcttaatattttagaaaattaaTGACAAATTCTTATTAAATTACTACATTTTGTATGCACTTATAAACAATGACATTCAAGATGGGTGTAATATAAAGTGAAGGTAGTTACAACATGAGTGCACAAAGCACTTTTTTCAATCTCTGTGGTTATGTAATAGCACAGAGTGACATTGTGACTGCAATTAgattaatcgtgcagccctaatttgaaTTTCATCAAATAAAAACCTGTGAGTCACCATAAAGCAGGTGACCTGTTCAAAACTGCAGGTGGTGTGAAAACTTTACCTCCGACTGTTCTGGGAACCTCTGCCATAGCGATCAGAGAAACGTCCTCCTGCACTACCACCGCCACCGCCACCGCCGCTTCCTCTGCCACGGCCGCCACGCAGACGTACACGGGCGTGTTCAATGGTCACCCTGAAATTACAGTAAAAaggttccttttttttaaagaataaaaagaatttCCATGGAAACAGACAGCGCAAGAGAAGAAAAATTAGTAGTTCATCCAAATGTTGCACATCACGTACTACAGATTCCTACCTTTCATTGCACAACTCTTTGCCATCAAGCTCATAAACTGCATCTTCGGCATCTCTGGGGTCATCAAACTCCTAGAACAGAACACAACATTTACAACAGAACTTCTCAACTAATGGGCCATTTTTAGCTAAGCCCTGTTAtgcatcattttaaaatgtgtgacaAGCGCAccaaatcattttaaatatgGCAGTACAGCCATTCTTCCCTTAgctttaaaaggtccaatatgtaatactgacagctagcgttTGAAATGGTTACTACAGCCCAAATTAAAAATTACAGAGAGTTGTCTACCCACGGCCCCTCCTTCCCAGCATTGACATTCACAGGAGCTGCCAGGTTGAGAACACTAAACCCAACGGCACACAATGTCAGTGTTAGCTTGaggctagtctcgcattgccagacattactccacagcggaGTTGCTAGATGCTGCCATGTTGGCCGCTAAAAAAGGCAGCTACCTTGCAGAGTTTTGTGCCTGACTGACAGCCACCTTTTCTCGGCTTAACGTCACTGCAACAGCTGCTTAAAAGACTGACCTCACGGTCGCCTGTACCCAGGGCACAGTCAATGTCTGTCGGCTACGCCCGCTCAACAGAAGCGGGGGAACAATTTTGCAGTTGTACAGCTTGTCTATACACTATACAGTCTgtacattacacattatggaTTGCATGtccgtttgtaaaaaaaagaaaaaaagaaaaagaaattaggAATCATCTTACTTTCCAACATATAACCTTGCTGGCGATGCTAGCGTTAGCCACAATAACATAACGTTACTTAACTGTGTCCCAATCCAACAATTCAGGCTACGGGTGTTTTGCCAAAGTTAAAGTGCATGTTTCCATTATGAGGAAGTCAATCTTACAGTTTCTGGCATATGTCATGAATcctctgttagcagttagcgtGTATTAGCATGGCAGTGTTAGCACCAGTCAGGATCACTTTGAGAGTAACTCACTCAAGtactttatataatttaatgcGAGCACACGAATGTTGAAATGAATGAGAATGACTATCCCTACGTTAGCCGTAATACAAATGAATGAAGCTCAACGCTTACCTGTGTAGGAGGAAATAGTAAACTCTGTGTCCATCTTTTAAAACGCATCTCCAACATTTACCCGCGTTTTACCTCGTCTCTGGTTATGCAACCACTTAGAAAGAGAgcgagtttttatttttagggcGGGTAGAATTAATCTATCtacgttgatcctgtttgttatTTCCATGGTTATATTGCAGCTGTAGCACGTAGGGTTaatgtttttacaggtatatgtGGCAACCAGGGCGGCTTTCAAAATTAGCAGTTGATACCAACAtgcaggccaaaacacaaagacaTTCTGTCACAGAACAGAAATTTcaaaaaaatggagaaaatactggctttaGCAAAACATagtatttaataataaaaaaatacataggATTTCAACTTAATTAGTTTCCTTAATAGCTGGTGACACATTGTGGTCATTttgattaaatacagtaaatatattacattgcACCTTTATAATGCACATAACCATGCATAAAATGTCTGTGCTGACCTTTAAGGTGGACTagctattctcattttagtgaAAAGCCCCTCCAAGTTTTGCTTTAGTGATCGCTCCCTTGCTATAACTTTAGATAGCCATCAATGTTTATGGAAATAGATTCGCGATGGCGTCATGAATATATGCAAAACAGCGTAAGACGTCGACTGCAAGAGTTCCAAAACCTCAGAAAACCCTGAAATATTCTGTTGCTGTTGAGCGAAGTATAACTCACCGCCATATAACGTTATTTGAATGTAGAGTTGGGAAACGTTCTCGGCATATTAAAGCCATCCTAACCCATTTCCATGTAGCTACCGACTCACCACAAATCCAAAGCCTCTCTTGAGGTCGATATCTCGAATGCGGCCGTATCCTTTGAAGAACCTCTCCACATCCTTCTCTCTGGCTGATGGGCTCAAACGGCCGATGAAAATACGACAACCACTCATTGTTGGTGTCGTTGGTAACGGTTATCTGCAAAAAGACGTAAACGTTACATATATTATTTTCCCcaattagctagctaacacagAGGATGATAAATAACGACGACATAACGGTAC
This genomic window from Perca flavescens isolate YP-PL-M2 chromosome 18, PFLA_1.0, whole genome shotgun sequence contains:
- the slc10a1 gene encoding sodium/bile acid cotransporter; translation: MSVTSKTKKTAGVREEQTLCGKITNQYPTCCSNMADTKAYTSDLFSEPALWQNQSFVFNMTAANTSSVFTGLVSPVMEQIINVVMVFLLFITMVSLGCTMEVSKIKTHIVKPKGVAIAALAQFGVMPLSAFCLAKAFQLTEMTAVVVLICGCCPGGSLSNILALALQGDMNLSMVMTSCSTLLALGMMPLLFYLYCQGFDLQNSVPYVEILVSLVMILIPCSVGILINYYRPRYAKIITKVGITFMTICFVGIGIAVSLHMEDSILMVVSPPLMAIGALMPFIGYSFGYIISWLFRLNQSERRTVAMETGCQNIQLCSTLLKVAFPPALIGPLFLFPAVYGLFQLAEAGLLIVLFRCHQRFTLRKKDTYQPAITEDKLKEACEGTV
- the srsf5b gene encoding serine and arginine rich splicing factor 5b, with translation MSGCRIFIGRLSPSAREKDVERFFKGYGRIRDIDLKRGFGFVEFDDPRDAEDAVYELDGKELCNERVTIEHARVRLRGGRGRGSGGGGGGGSAGGRFSDRYGRGSQNSRSRNPPPMRTENRLIVENLSSRVSWQDLKDFMRQAGEVTFADAHRPKLNEGVVEFASCSDLKNAMDKLSGKEINGRKIKLIEAARKRSRSRSRSESSSRSRSRSRGRSPSRSPRRSRSPAHKAHNRSRSPSVSPVGGASSPTSKSKDPPKRSSKTSKSATPPSPPPAQRASVSRSRSRSRSRSRSRSRSRSLSTDSQR